From the Mahella australiensis 50-1 BON genome, the window CTCTATCGCCTCTATGCTGGCCCTCCCTATTGCCAAATCTATAGCCAATCCAGCGCCAAATAACTCTATCATATTGATTGGCTCCTTGCGCATCGCTATAAGATCTTCTATCAGCTCTTTATGATTTGTTACAAGGCTTGGCTTTACGTACATGATATTTCCACCAGTGAACGCACCCTCTTTCAAACGGACATACGTACGCTTAAAACCAGAAAATTTTGCTTCATTCACAGAACGCTCTACAATAGGATAACAAAAATCGGCATCTGTTAAACAGCTCTGTTTTATAAAATGGCTTATAGCGTCAGGCGTTATAAACGGTATGTCGGATGACAGGAACAACACACGGTCATCGTTTTGGAATGGCCTTAAACCAAATATCACGTTATCCATCATGGAATCGCCTTCAGATATTATGTAATCCACCTTATCACTTATATACGGTGAAAGCTCATCCACGGGACCGACCACTGCTATTTCGCCCACATCAGGTGTATTTTTCAATGCTTCGACTACATAATCGATCATAGGCCGGCCATTTAATGCAAGCAGCGACTTATAGCCATGTACATTGCCCTCTAGATCCTCTCTTCCGCCGGCCAATACAATAGCGTTTATTACAGATTTATTCATATATTATACCCTCCACCTTTCAACAATAACTATAACGTATAATAATACAAGTTATCGTAAATAACAAGTAGATAAAATCGGGGTTGACTACAGTGCAACATTTTGGATATTATAATAATGCGAACCAGAATATTAGAATGGAGCGAATAAATGCTGACCAGGCTTATAGCAGTGTTTATATTAATACCTTTAATCGATCTATTGATATTGATAGCGTTAGGCCAATACATCGGCGTATGGCAGACGATAGCGATAATAGTAGTCATAGGCATAATAGGTGCTGTTATAGCCCAAAGACAGGGATTCAATGCTATAAATAGCATAAAAGCTGAGCTGCAGATAGGCCATATACCATCTGCTCAGCTTTGGGACGGGCTATTTATAGTTATCGGCGGCGTTTTGCTCATAACGCCCGGCATCATTACCGATATCCTCGGATTATTATGCCTGTTGCCAAAAAGCAGGGCGACTGCGAAGGAAGCAGCGATATTTTACTTAAAGAGACGCTTTTTGAAACGGATCAGGTGATGCCATGCTGCATTCGATATATCAACGCTGAACGGGTTATCCCGAGGAGTTTGGCTGCCTTGGTCTGATTGCCACCGGTTTTATCTAGCGCCTTCTTTATAAGCTGCATTTCCAGTGCTTCCATGCTTATCCCTTCATCCGGTATATCTATATCGAGAACAGACGACTCCTTTTTAGGTGTCTGCATCGATATGGGCAAGTGCGCTGGCTGTATAGCATTTGTATCGCATATTATGACAGCCCTTTCTATTGCATTCTCTAATTCTCTTATATTGCCTGGCCAACTATACAATCGCAGGATGTCCATAGCCTGTTTCGATATGCCTTTTATAGCCTTGCGTTTATCAAATTTATTCACAAAATAAAGCGCCAGATCAGGTATATCCTCTTTGCGTTCTCTTAATGGAGGCAGGTTTATAGGTATTACACTTAACCGATAATAGAGATCTTCGCGAAAATAACCCGACTTCATGGCATATTGCAAATCTTTATTAGTAGCGGCTATTATGCGCACATCCACCGATATGACATCATTGCCGCCCAAATGTTCAAAAGAACGTTCCTGTAATACGCGCAATAGCTTAGCCTGCATATTCATAGACATTTCGCCTATTTCATCGAGAAAGACGGTACCGCCATCGGCCACTTCAAACCGACCGGCTTTACGAGCCACAGCCCCTGTAAACGCTCCTTTTTCATAGCCGAATAATTCGCTTTCCAAAAGGTTATCCGGCACAGCCGCACAATTTATGGCTACAAATGGTTTATCTGCTCGTCTGCTGCTGTAATGTATAGTCCGAGCTATAACCTCTTTGCCAGTGCCGCTCTCGCCGGTCAGCAAAACTGTAGCATCGCTGTCGGCTATTCTTCTAACCAACTCATATACCTCCTGCATGCAAGGGCTTTTGCTAGACAACAGCATATCTTGGTATCGCTGACTGAGCTCCGATCGCAGAAATTCCACCTCATCGACAAGGCGGTGCACGTCTAAAGCTTTCTTGATTTGAATCACAAGTTCGTCTATGTCGAACGGTTTGGTTATATAATCAGTAGCGCCGGCCTTAACGGCTGCTACAGCCATTTCTATGCTGCCATACGCCGTTATGATAATAACTGGCAAGGAAGGATAAAGCTCTTTTATCCTTTTGAGAACCTCCATGCCATCCATTATAGGCAATCTCATATCCAGCAATACGAGATCTATACTATGTTTATCGAGCATCTTTAGCCCTTCAATGCCGTCGCCTGCTGCTTCAGCCTCATAACTCTCTTGCTCCAATGCTTTACATAGCACCCAACGCATGCGTTCTTCATCATCTATTATCAATATTCGATGCGGCATCATCGTCCCTCCTTATCGGTATTGATACCGTAAATATAGAACCGCCATCTTTTGATCGGGTCACGGCTATGGTACCGCCATGCATCGCTATGATATTGTGGCTTATAGCAAGCCCGAGGCCTGTACCGCTATACTTGGTAGTATAGAAGGGATTAAATATATTTTCAATATCTTCATCCGCTATTCCCGAGCCTGTATCGGCAAACGATGCGTAAACGTTTTGTTCATCCGAGTATACCGATATCATCAATTGTCCCCCTTTCGGCATCGACTGAACAGCATTTATAATAATATTCACAAAAACCTGTTTCAATCTCTCGCCGTCAGCTATGATCAGCGGAAGATCAATTTGGTATTTCTCTGACAGTTCTATATGATACTGATCCATATATGGGCGCGTAAATGTAATCACGCTTTTCAGCAATTCAACCAATGATATATCTTCCCATAACGATTTAGAAGGACGAGAAAAGTCCAGCAATTCCTTAACTATTTTGTCCTGGCGATCAACCTGTTCCTTTATAACGTCAAGGTATTGCTGCATTTCACTTGAATCCTTATACTGTTTCTGCATAAGCTGCACCGTCGCCTTCACTATAGCCATAGGATTGCGCATCTCATGGGCTATTCCAGCCACCAATTGCCCGAGGGCTGCTAACCTTTCCGAGCGCTGCAATTGTTCTTCTAGTTTGGCTTTCTCTTCTAGGGCTTCAGCCATGCTATTTATCGCTTGGGCTATTTCACCCATTTCTCCCGATACTGACGGTAAACGGTAAGTAAAATCCTTCTGTATGCCGACTAGACCGTTTTTTATAATGTTTGCACTGTTTACCATATTGCGTATTATTATTATCGTGCCTATTATGCCGCCCAGCAATCCTAACATAGTTATAACAAATATAGTACGCCTTACATTGCGACTTTGTGCATATTGCGGCGGTATCATCTCTCTAGCCCATGCAAGAGCTATAATATCGTTCTGTCTAACTACAGGCCGAACGTGGAGAAGCAACCCTCCCATGTGATCCATAAAATATTGTGAGTATGGTCCTTTGCTGTTGATAGCCTCAGCAATGCCATTTTCCAATTTACGATCATAAGGCCATCTTGGTGGCAGCAATGAAAAAGTTTGTTCTATAGTTGGTACGCTATAGCCTATATCCACACCTCTGTATTGATATGACAGCTTTAGCATTCTGTCGTGCAATTGCAATTGTAAACTATCTATATCGCTGGGACTACGTGTCATAACTGTCTTTTTTATAGCCGCTGCCGTTTCATCGTCTATGCTTTCATCCATGCGCTGCCCGATTTGAATCAACTTTTGCTGTTTTTCTTCTATGAGCATGCTATCGATGCCAGGTGCAAACAGAGCGCTGTATATCATGCCAGCTATCGGTGCCGCCACCACTATAATTATCACAAACATTATCTGCCACCGCAGGCTTCGTTCGGAAAAGCGCTTAAATCTATTCATAACGCAATGCTTCTATAGGATTGAGATTAGCTGCCCGATTAGCGGGATATATACCAAATAAAATACCTATGCCCACTGCGAAACCAAATGACAACAGTATAATCTGCAGTGATGTGGCTGTTGGCATGCTCAGTATCGAACCCAATAGATTACCCCCACCGATTCCGAGCAGTATACCCATAACCCCGCCTACTCCAGTCAATACCACTGATTCTATTAAGAACTGCCAGAGTATATCGGCTTTTTTTGCCCCCACAGCTTTGCGTATGCCTATCTCACGCGTACGCTCAGTTACCGAGACCAGCATTATATTCATTATGCCTATGCCGCCTACCAGGAGGGATATCCCGGCTATACCGCCCAAAAGCAGACTCATTATATTGGTAACGCTGCTGATAGTGGAGAGCATCTGCGTCTGGCTGAAAACATTGACGCTGTCCTCATCGCGGAATTTCCTGGTCAATATTCCTTCCAGCCGCTGCGTAACACTATCCACCGTATCGGACGATGAGGCCTGTATATACAGCGTTCTTACACCTATCGAGCGCATCATGCGCTCAACGGCGGTTATTGGCATAAATACGACGTTATCCCCAGAACCAGTTATACTGCCGCCCTGTTCTTCTAGAACACCTACAACCATTACTTTCTGACCGTTTATCTTAATATACTGGCCTAACGGATTCATAAAGCCAAACAGATCTTGCGCCGTCTGATAGCCAATAACGGCTATTTTTTGCCTATATTCGACATCTATAGGCAATATGAATCGGCCGGATTGAACATGAACGTTTCGTACACCTTCGTATAGATCGTTGGTACCGGTTAATGATACACCATCGGACGTTTTACTGCCATACTTAACCGTAACGCTGCTGTTTATGACAGGAGCCACAGCTTTTACATTCTCTTCCTCTCCTAAAGCCATAGCATCATCATATGATAATGACGTATTAGCCCCGCGGCCGCTTACATTGACAGTTATAAGATTGGAGCCCAGGCCTTCTATCTGTGATGTGATCTGACCAGTAGCACCTTGAGTCAGAGATACCAGCATTATAACAGACGCGACGCCTATGACAATTCCCAACATGGTCAGAAACGAGCGCATCTTATTTGTTATTATGCCGGATAATGCCAGTCTCACCGCTTGCCATAATTTCATACCGCCACCACCTTCTCATCATTCTCTATTACGCCGTCTTTTATACGCACGATGCGCCGCGCCGTATGGGCCAGATTCATATCATGCGTAACAAGAATCACTGTTTTGCCGTCACCGTTTAGTTCAGTAAGCATATCCATTATCTGACGCCCGCTGTGGCTGTCCAAATTGCCCGTAGGTTCATCGGCCATGATTATGTTCGGATCAGCCACCAACGCCCTTGCTATGGCCACGCGCTGCTGCTGCCCTCCTGACATCTGCGACGGTTTGTGATATGCCCTGTCAATAAGTCCGACCCTTTCCAGTGCCTCCATAGATAGTCTGCGACGCTCTGAAGGCCTCATACCTCTGTATATCAAAGGTAATTCGACATTTTCCAATGCATTTAAGCGCGGCAACAGATTAAAACTCTGAAATACAAATCCCAGCTTTTTATTGCGTATCTCGGCCTGCTGATTTGGTGACAAGTAACCCACTTCCTTGTCATCCAACAAATAATGGCCGGATGTGGGCGTATCCAGGCATCCCAATATGTTCATAAGCGTTGATTTACCTGAACCTGACGGTCCGATGACGGCTACAAACTCACCGTCATTTATGGTAAGGTTTATATCATTCAGCGCAGTTACACCGGTGCCGTCAGTATGATATTCTTTACGTATATTGTTCAATTCTATCATGACAATCCCTCTATCTGTTCAAACCCTGCGGCATAAATCCGGCCCTTCCGGATGTACCCTGACGTTGCGTATTCCCCGGAAGCCCGCCCATGCCTGGAGGAACTACACCAGGGAAAGAGGCATTGCTGTTTTGCGAAGCCGCTGATGTCAGCATTACCTTTTCACCCTTCTTTAAGCCCTCGGTTATTTCTATATAACTCTCGTTATTTATGCCAGTTTTAACCTCACGCATATTGTTCTGCTGTAAAGTAGTATTAGCTTCATCATATATTATAACAAATTTTTTACCGTTGCGCTCCATAACCGCTTCTATGGGCACAATAACAATATTATCCTTTTGTGCAGCTATAATCTCCACATCGGCTGTCATCCCTGTCTTCATATCTTGAACTCTATCAAAAGCGACCGTAACGTCATACGTCGTTACACCGTTTTGCGATGTGCCTTGATCTTCAACGTCTATAACCTCTCCAACAAAGCTCTGATCAGGCAATGCATCCGCCGTTATAACAGCCTTTTGTCCGACCTTTATTTTATTTATATCAAGCTCGTCTACGGCTATTGAGACCTGGAATTTACCGACATCAGCTATTGTAGCCGCTACATTGCCTTTGCTCGTCGAAGATACACTTCCGGAAGATGAGTTTAACGGCGAAGATATATTCGATGACAGAGCCGATTGTTGGTCATTTGACGATGAAGAGGATGCTTGTGATATATCGTTTACATTGTCGCCTTCCTCGACATTCTGTGTTATTATAACGCCACCTATTGGCGCATATACTTTCAGCTTATCCAATTGAGCCTTTTGATTTTGCAAGTCTAGTTGAGCCTGTTCTATTTTAGTATTTTGCACATCCAAGTTGTTTTGCAATATTGCGGTATCGAATTTCAGCAATTTTTGGCCTTTAGAAACTATAACACCGTCGCTGACATACAGCGTCTGGATTTTGCCGCTTATAGGCGCTTTTATTTGCACAGGCGATGATTTAGCCGATAATTGACCGAATGCCGATACATTACCGGTATCGGTCTTTATAACAGCAGATGCCGTTTGAGAGATACGCAGCTTGCTACCTCTGTTGGTCACATCGATAACAGCCATAGCCTGAGCCGGCTGTTCAATATCATTCGTATCAGTTGTGTCTCTTTCTTGGCTGACCGCTATCTGTGGCGCACTATTTCCGCTACCCGAACCGCCTTGAACAGACGATGCGCTCTGGGTTACCTGCACCACTTTACCGTTAAAACTTCCGCTTACGCCACTTACTGTAATGGTAACGCTCTGACCTTCTTTAATACTACCCGCTTGTTGGCCATATACCGATACTGCTAAAGATAAAACCGATATATCCTGTACAGTAGCCACAGGCATATTTAGCGACACCTGTTCTCCCTCGGACACATTGAGGTCCAACAAACCCGCGTTTGGTATTGTAACTATAGCTTTAGATATTTGTCCTTCTATATCGTCAGCGGACAGTTGCATTTGTTTTATATTTAACTCAGCCTGTTTTATACTAAGCGGTAGACTTTCATTTTCTATTTCATACATCAAGTCCCCTTTTTTTACTGTATCGCTTTCTTTAAAATACATCTTTTTTATAGTGCCGCTGCCATCTATAATAACATCCTCCTGAGCAGCAGGTTCCATAGTGCCTGTACCATTTATGCTCACCGTTATGCTGCCTTTACGAGCTGCTACAGTCGCAAATTGACCAGCCTGTTGTACATTTCCGCTATTGCGGTTTATGTAGGCTCTTACGCCGTAGTACGTGCCAAATCCTATCGCCACTACGATGACTACGATTATAAGTTTGCCCCACCATGTGGCAAAAAAACGTTTCATACAATTTACCTCCAAAAATAAAATTAGTATTCACTATATAATATGAGCAAATATCATGCCATATAAAAACACTGAAAGAAATACTATTTATAGCCTAAAAATCTTGTACTTAAAAATAAACAATAAAAATACATGTTTGAAAATAAACAATAAGTGTCTGTTTTCAAACATGTATATAAAAACAATTTTTAAAGCTTAAAAAATTCTTTGGGAATCCCAAAGAATAGGATAGGTTTGATATAACAGAAAAATAAAAAAAGACCGGGCAACGGCCTACTCTCCCAAGCGGTTTCCCGCTCAGTACCATCGGCGCTGAAGGGCTTAACTTCTGTGTTCGGAATGGGTACAGGTGTTTCCCCTTCGCTATTGTCACCCGGTCTTGTTTTGCACACTCAAAACCGCATAATGCTATCTTCCGTTGGATCAAGTCCTCGACTTATTAGTATCAGTCAGCTCAACGCATTGCTGCGCTTACACCTCTGACCTATCTACCAGTTAGTCTCTCTGGAGTCTTACTAGCTCTCGCTATGGGATATCTTATCTTGAGGTTGGCTTCACGCTTAGATGCTTTCAGCGTTTATCCTATCCGGACTTGGCTACTCAGCTATGCACCTGGCGGTACAACTGATACACCAGCGGTCCGTCCGTTCCGGTCCTCTCGTACTAGGAACAGCTCCTCTCAAATATCCTGCGCCTGCGATGGATAGGGACCGAACTGTCTCACGACGTTCTGAACCCAGCTCGCGTGCCGCTTTAATGGGCGAACAGCCCAACCCTTGGGACATACTTCTGCCCCAGGATGCGACGAGCCGACATCGAGGTGCCAAACCTCCCCGTCTATGTGGACTATCGGGGGAGATCAGCCTGTTATCCCCGAGGTAGCTTTTATCCGTTGAGCGACGGCTTGCCCACGCAATGCCGCCGGATCACTAAGCCCGACTTTCGTCCCTGCTCGAGTTGTCTCTCTCGCAGTCAAGTTCCCTTCTGCCTTTGCACTCTTCGGATGATTCCCAACCATCCTGAGGAAACCTTTGGACGCCTCCGTTACTCTTTTGGAGGCGACCGCCCCAGTCAAACTGCCTACCTGACAGTGTCCCTATCCCGGTTAACGGGCCTAGGTTAGAACCTCGGTACATGAAGGGTGGTATCCCAACGGCGGCTCCACATAGGCTGGCGCCTATGCTTCTTTGCCTCCCACCTATCCTGTACATCATGTGCCAAAGTCCAATGTCAGGCTACAGTAAAGCTCTACGGGGTCTTTCTG encodes:
- a CDS encoding nucleotidyltransferase family protein, whose product is MNKSVINAIVLAGGREDLEGNVHGYKSLLALNGRPMIDYVVEALKNTPDVGEIAVVGPVDELSPYISDKVDYIISEGDSMMDNVIFGLRPFQNDDRVLFLSSDIPFITPDAISHFIKQSCLTDADFCYPIVERSVNEAKFSGFKRTYVRLKEGAFTGGNIMYVKPSLVTNHKELIEDLIAMRKEPINMIELFGAGLAIDLAIGRASIEAIEKRIEQMLNIRAKAIISPYPEISQDIDKNDDIKAALRIFEGA
- a CDS encoding FxsA family protein, with product MLTRLIAVFILIPLIDLLILIALGQYIGVWQTIAIIVVIGIIGAVIAQRQGFNAINSIKAELQIGHIPSAQLWDGLFIVIGGVLLITPGIITDILGLLCLLPKSRATAKEAAIFYLKRRFLKRIR
- a CDS encoding sigma-54-dependent transcriptional regulator; translated protein: MMPHRILIIDDEERMRWVLCKALEQESYEAEAAGDGIEGLKMLDKHSIDLVLLDMRLPIMDGMEVLKRIKELYPSLPVIIITAYGSIEMAVAAVKAGATDYITKPFDIDELVIQIKKALDVHRLVDEVEFLRSELSQRYQDMLLSSKSPCMQEVYELVRRIADSDATVLLTGESGTGKEVIARTIHYSSRRADKPFVAINCAAVPDNLLESELFGYEKGAFTGAVARKAGRFEVADGGTVFLDEIGEMSMNMQAKLLRVLQERSFEHLGGNDVISVDVRIIAATNKDLQYAMKSGYFREDLYYRLSVIPINLPPLRERKEDIPDLALYFVNKFDKRKAIKGISKQAMDILRLYSWPGNIRELENAIERAVIICDTNAIQPAHLPISMQTPKKESSVLDIDIPDEGISMEALEMQLIKKALDKTGGNQTKAAKLLGITRSALIYRMQHGIT
- a CDS encoding ATP-binding protein, producing MNRFKRFSERSLRWQIMFVIIIVVAAPIAGMIYSALFAPGIDSMLIEEKQQKLIQIGQRMDESIDDETAAAIKKTVMTRSPSDIDSLQLQLHDRMLKLSYQYRGVDIGYSVPTIEQTFSLLPPRWPYDRKLENGIAEAINSKGPYSQYFMDHMGGLLLHVRPVVRQNDIIALAWAREMIPPQYAQSRNVRRTIFVITMLGLLGGIIGTIIIIRNMVNSANIIKNGLVGIQKDFTYRLPSVSGEMGEIAQAINSMAEALEEKAKLEEQLQRSERLAALGQLVAGIAHEMRNPMAIVKATVQLMQKQYKDSSEMQQYLDVIKEQVDRQDKIVKELLDFSRPSKSLWEDISLVELLKSVITFTRPYMDQYHIELSEKYQIDLPLIIADGERLKQVFVNIIINAVQSMPKGGQLMISVYSDEQNVYASFADTGSGIADEDIENIFNPFYTTKYSGTGLGLAISHNIIAMHGGTIAVTRSKDGGSIFTVSIPIRRDDDAASNIDNR
- a CDS encoding ABC transporter permease, which gives rise to MKLWQAVRLALSGIITNKMRSFLTMLGIVIGVASVIMLVSLTQGATGQITSQIEGLGSNLITVNVSGRGANTSLSYDDAMALGEEENVKAVAPVINSSVTVKYGSKTSDGVSLTGTNDLYEGVRNVHVQSGRFILPIDVEYRQKIAVIGYQTAQDLFGFMNPLGQYIKINGQKVMVVGVLEEQGGSITGSGDNVVFMPITAVERMMRSIGVRTLYIQASSSDTVDSVTQRLEGILTRKFRDEDSVNVFSQTQMLSTISSVTNIMSLLLGGIAGISLLVGGIGIMNIMLVSVTERTREIGIRKAVGAKKADILWQFLIESVVLTGVGGVMGILLGIGGGNLLGSILSMPTATSLQIILLSFGFAVGIGILFGIYPANRAANLNPIEALRYE
- a CDS encoding ABC transporter ATP-binding protein — translated: MIELNNIRKEYHTDGTGVTALNDINLTINDGEFVAVIGPSGSGKSTLMNILGCLDTPTSGHYLLDDKEVGYLSPNQQAEIRNKKLGFVFQSFNLLPRLNALENVELPLIYRGMRPSERRRLSMEALERVGLIDRAYHKPSQMSGGQQQRVAIARALVADPNIIMADEPTGNLDSHSGRQIMDMLTELNGDGKTVILVTHDMNLAHTARRIVRIKDGVIENDEKVVAV
- a CDS encoding efflux RND transporter periplasmic adaptor subunit, which codes for MKRFFATWWGKLIIVVIVVAIGFGTYYGVRAYINRNSGNVQQAGQFATVAARKGSITVSINGTGTMEPAAQEDVIIDGSGTIKKMYFKESDTVKKGDLMYEIENESLPLSIKQAELNIKQMQLSADDIEGQISKAIVTIPNAGLLDLNVSEGEQVSLNMPVATVQDISVLSLAVSVYGQQAGSIKEGQSVTITVSGVSGSFNGKVVQVTQSASSVQGGSGSGNSAPQIAVSQERDTTDTNDIEQPAQAMAVIDVTNRGSKLRISQTASAVIKTDTGNVSAFGQLSAKSSPVQIKAPISGKIQTLYVSDGVIVSKGQKLLKFDTAILQNNLDVQNTKIEQAQLDLQNQKAQLDKLKVYAPIGGVIITQNVEEGDNVNDISQASSSSSNDQQSALSSNISSPLNSSSGSVSSTSKGNVAATIADVGKFQVSIAVDELDINKIKVGQKAVITADALPDQSFVGEVIDVEDQGTSQNGVTTYDVTVAFDRVQDMKTGMTADVEIIAAQKDNIVIVPIEAVMERNGKKFVIIYDEANTTLQQNNMREVKTGINNESYIEITEGLKKGEKVMLTSAASQNSNASFPGVVPPGMGGLPGNTQRQGTSGRAGFMPQGLNR